In Pasteurella dagmatis, the sequence AAGAATATCGACTGTCGTAAATGCTTTTGGTTCTTGTTGGTCAAATAACACTTTCGCATCTTCTGCATTGCGAATAATACCTTCTAACATTCTATCGTGAATATGTGAAACCAATTTTTGTTGTTCTTCACTCGATAAAGTGCGGTCAAACTCAAAATAAAATGCAAGACCACGCTCTAAACGGTTCACCTTATTTAAACCACAGTTGTGAGCAATATCAGTTGCTTTTGATGACCAAGAAGAAATTGTACCAACACGTGGAATTACAATAAAACATTCGCCAACTGGCTCGTGTTCTGCAAGGGTTGGACCGTAATGTAAAAGCTGATCTAATTTTTCTGTTTCTTCATCACTTAATGCTTGCGATAAATCGGCAAAATGTAAATATTCTGCGTAGCAAGAGTTCACTGGCAAATCTGCCTTCTGGAAACGTACTGCAAGCTGGTTTAAACGAAATTCAGAAAGGGCTGGAGAACCACGAAAAATTTGTAACATAGGAATTAGCCTTGTTTAGTTAAATAATAAATTGAAAAAACGTGGCTATTATAAAGGGAAATGTAGAAAAACGAAAACGTTTGCGTAGATATTTACACATTAATTCTAACGAGTAAAAGTGCGGTTGTTTTTTGCAGAATTCTTATACTTTAGAAGGGATAAAGATTGAGAAAATGAAAAGGACGAACAATTGTTCGCCCCTCCATTAATAAGTAAATTAAAAAATCCGACGAGATTAACCCATACCGTATTTTTTTAATTTTTTACGTAATGTGCCACGATTAATGCCAAGCATTGTTGCTGCACGAGTTTGGTTACCACGAGTATATTGCATAACCATATCTAACATTGGGTGTTCAACTTCCGCTAACACTAATTCATATAACTCGTTCACATCTTGACCGTCTAATTGTGACAAGTAATTGCGTAGTGCTTGTTTTACAGAATCACGAAGTGGTTTGTTTGTTACTTGAGATTGTGAATTTAACACTGATACTGTAAGTGCATCAGCTGGATTACGTTGTTGTTCTAACATTGTTGTCTTTATCCATCAGAATCAAATTAAAAAAATCTTCTAATGCAATTAACTGCTCTTCTGGAGAAGTAATGGCATTAAAAGCCTGTCTAAAAACGGAATTAGGTTGAATTCCCTGTAAATACCAAGTTACATGTTTGCGTGCAATTCGATACCCTTTTTCTACACCATAAAACTGATGCAAATCTCGAATATGCTGTAAAATCACAGCGCATTTTTCATCTAGACTCGGTGCTAAAGTGATCGATTTTTTTTCGATTAGGCTATTCACTTGATTAAATATCCAAGGACTACCTAACGCCCCACGCCCGATCATCACAGCGTCTGCATTTGTATAATCGAGGACAAACTTTGCTTTTTCAGCAGAGGTAATATCCCCGTTAGCGATAACAGGAATAGAAATATGTTGTTTTACCGCTCTAATGCTGTCGTACTCAGCATCGCCTTCAAACATACAGGTTTTAGTGCGACCGTGAATCGTCAGTGCTTGAATGCCTGCTTGCTCGGCAATTTGGGCTATCTCTAAGCAATTGCGATTCTCTTTATCCCAGCCAGTTCGGATTTTGAGTGTCACAGGGACATCTACAGCGTTGACTACTGCTTCAAGAATTTGTTTCACTAAATCGGGATATTGCAATAGCGCAGAACCAGCCATTTTCCGATTTACTTTTTTTGCAGGGCAGCCCATATTAATATCAATAATCTGAGCGCCGTACTCGACATTTACTTGAGCTGCAGCCGCCATTTCAATAGGATCAGAACCCGCTATTTGAACCGCGTTAATTCCCGCATCTTGATGGTGAGCCAAACGTAACTTCGATTTTTCAGTGTGCCAAACACGTGGATTAGTGGACATCATTTCAGAAAAAGTCAAAGCTGCCCCATAATGAGAACAAATTTTCCGAAATGGTTGGTCAGTGATGCCTGCCATAGGTGCCAAAAGCACGCGATTTTTTATCTGATAAGAACCAAT encodes:
- the fis gene encoding DNA-binding transcriptional regulator Fis, whose translation is MLEQQRNPADALTVSVLNSQSQVTNKPLRDSVKQALRNYLSQLDGQDVNELYELVLAEVEHPMLDMVMQYTRGNQTRAATMLGINRGTLRKKLKKYGMG
- the dusB gene encoding tRNA dihydrouridine synthase DusB, with the translated sequence MRIGSYQIKNRVLLAPMAGITDQPFRKICSHYGAALTFSEMMSTNPRVWHTEKSKLRLAHHQDAGINAVQIAGSDPIEMAAAAQVNVEYGAQIIDINMGCPAKKVNRKMAGSALLQYPDLVKQILEAVVNAVDVPVTLKIRTGWDKENRNCLEIAQIAEQAGIQALTIHGRTKTCMFEGDAEYDSIRAVKQHISIPVIANGDITSAEKAKFVLDYTNADAVMIGRGALGSPWIFNQVNSLIEKKSITLAPSLDEKCAVILQHIRDLHQFYGVEKGYRIARKHVTWYLQGIQPNSVFRQAFNAITSPEEQLIALEDFFNLILMDKDNNVRTTT